From a region of the Pantanalinema sp. genome:
- a CDS encoding efflux RND transporter permease subunit, producing MIDRLIRFSLRQRLLTLIICLMLVGVGLFSFQRLPIDAFPDVTNVQVQILTEAEGLAPAEVERLVTYPIEIEMNGLPKVAQVRSASKFGLSVITVVFHDGVDIYFARQLIGERLSNVQSQMPEGVRPAMGPVATGMGEVFQYSVEGPLSLAERRSIQDWIVRPFLRAVPGVTEVNSLGGLLKQHQVEVKPDRLAAYGLALHDVVDAVARNNANAAGNYLEHGDEQYLIRGLGLVQRPEELESTVVATRQGHPVYLRDVARIVEGAAPRQGAATRDGQETVVGIVMKLKGENSREVIGRVKERLAEANKILPPGVKLEPFYDQLELVEKAVLTVEKSLLEGGVLVVAVLLFFLWNLRSSMIVAVTIPLAMLFAFAMMKLFNLPGNLMSLGGLAIGLGMMVDAAIVMVENIFRHLSEEHGEHPLVETIYRSAAEVGRPVVFAIAIIIVVFLPLFTLQGMEGKMFSPMAFTISFAMLGSLFLALTLVPVLASYWLKGPLSEKENPLLTHVRRGYARALDWSLTHGSWLLGGSVAALLASFALVPSLGSEFLPKMDEGSTVITASRLPSISLTKANAQSMAVEKILKAFPEVEAVVSRTGRAEVASDPMDVSQSDIFVKLKPREEWVTAKDKEALVEKMQEAVSHVPGIGLSFGEPIAVRVDEMVSGVKSQVAVKVFGDDMAVLADQAAKIQAVLQKVPGAINVKTEQTAGLAQVQIRYDREALARHGLAIDDLGEVVSAAIGGKVATEIQEGQRRIGVAVRLSEGDRNDPDKLGTILVPTPTGARVPLGNLARITVESGPAMISRENGQRRIVIEANVRGRDIGSFVAEAKEALKREVPTPSGYWITWGGQFESQQRAMATLSIVVPIVIGLIFALLFGTFGSVTQSALILLNIPFALIGGIVALFLSGQHLSVSASVGFIALFGVAVQNGVILVSTFNKLRHEGLGLESAVREAAAVRLRPVLMTAMVASLGLVPLALSHGIGSEIQRPLAWVVIGGLFTSTALTLFLLPVLYRWLMLWRAGHPVPEPERVPVA from the coding sequence ATGATCGACCGTCTCATTCGCTTCTCGCTGCGCCAGCGCCTCCTGACCCTGATCATCTGCTTGATGCTGGTCGGGGTGGGCCTCTTCTCCTTCCAGCGTCTGCCCATCGACGCCTTCCCGGACGTCACCAACGTCCAGGTCCAGATCCTGACCGAGGCCGAGGGGCTCGCGCCCGCCGAGGTCGAGCGCCTGGTCACCTACCCCATCGAGATCGAGATGAACGGCCTGCCCAAGGTGGCCCAGGTCCGCTCGGCCTCCAAGTTCGGCCTCTCGGTCATCACCGTCGTCTTCCACGACGGGGTGGACATCTACTTCGCGCGCCAGCTCATCGGCGAGCGCCTCAGCAACGTCCAGAGCCAGATGCCCGAGGGGGTCCGGCCCGCCATGGGCCCGGTGGCCACCGGGATGGGCGAGGTCTTCCAGTACTCGGTCGAGGGCCCGCTCTCGTTGGCCGAGCGCCGCTCGATCCAGGACTGGATCGTCAGGCCTTTCCTGCGCGCGGTGCCGGGCGTGACCGAGGTCAACAGCCTGGGCGGCCTGCTCAAGCAGCACCAGGTCGAGGTCAAGCCGGATCGCCTCGCGGCCTACGGCCTGGCCCTTCACGACGTGGTCGACGCGGTCGCGCGCAACAACGCCAACGCCGCGGGCAACTACCTCGAGCACGGCGACGAGCAGTACCTGATCCGGGGCCTCGGCCTGGTGCAGCGCCCCGAGGAGCTCGAGAGCACCGTGGTGGCCACCCGCCAGGGACACCCCGTCTACCTGCGCGACGTGGCCCGGATCGTCGAGGGCGCGGCCCCGCGCCAGGGCGCCGCCACGCGCGACGGGCAGGAGACCGTGGTCGGCATCGTCATGAAGCTCAAGGGCGAGAACTCGCGCGAGGTGATCGGCCGGGTCAAGGAGCGTTTGGCCGAGGCCAACAAGATCCTTCCTCCTGGAGTGAAGCTCGAGCCCTTCTACGACCAGCTCGAGCTGGTGGAGAAGGCGGTCCTCACCGTCGAGAAGTCGCTGCTCGAGGGCGGCGTGCTGGTCGTGGCGGTGCTGCTCTTCTTCCTGTGGAACCTGCGATCCAGCATGATCGTGGCCGTGACCATTCCGCTGGCGATGCTCTTCGCCTTCGCGATGATGAAGCTCTTCAACCTGCCGGGCAACCTCATGAGCCTGGGGGGCCTCGCCATCGGCCTGGGCATGATGGTCGACGCCGCCATCGTCATGGTGGAGAACATCTTCCGCCACCTCAGCGAGGAGCACGGCGAGCACCCGCTGGTCGAGACCATCTACCGGTCGGCCGCCGAGGTTGGCCGACCGGTGGTCTTCGCCATCGCCATCATCATCGTGGTGTTCCTGCCCCTCTTCACCCTCCAGGGGATGGAGGGCAAGATGTTCAGCCCCATGGCCTTCACCATCTCCTTTGCCATGCTGGGCTCGCTCTTCCTCGCCCTGACCCTGGTGCCGGTCCTCGCCTCGTACTGGCTCAAGGGCCCCCTGAGCGAGAAGGAGAACCCCCTGTTGACCCACGTGCGCCGGGGCTACGCCCGCGCGCTCGACTGGTCGCTCACTCACGGCTCCTGGCTCCTGGGCGGCTCGGTCGCCGCTCTGTTGGCGTCGTTCGCCCTGGTCCCGAGCCTCGGCTCCGAGTTCCTGCCCAAGATGGACGAGGGCTCGACCGTCATCACGGCCTCGCGCCTGCCGAGCATCTCCCTGACCAAGGCGAACGCACAGTCCATGGCCGTCGAGAAGATCCTCAAGGCCTTCCCCGAGGTGGAGGCGGTCGTCAGCCGCACCGGCCGCGCCGAGGTCGCCTCGGACCCCATGGACGTCAGCCAGTCCGATATCTTCGTCAAGCTCAAGCCCCGCGAGGAGTGGGTGACGGCCAAGGACAAGGAGGCCCTCGTCGAGAAGATGCAGGAGGCCGTCAGCCACGTCCCCGGCATCGGCCTCTCGTTCGGCGAGCCCATCGCCGTGCGCGTCGACGAGATGGTCTCGGGGGTCAAGAGCCAGGTGGCCGTCAAGGTCTTCGGCGACGACATGGCGGTGCTGGCCGACCAGGCCGCCAAGATCCAGGCGGTCCTCCAGAAGGTCCCCGGCGCCATCAACGTCAAGACCGAGCAGACCGCGGGCCTGGCCCAGGTCCAGATCCGCTACGACCGCGAGGCGCTCGCGCGCCACGGCCTTGCGATCGACGATCTGGGCGAGGTGGTCTCGGCGGCCATCGGCGGCAAGGTCGCCACCGAGATCCAGGAGGGCCAGCGCCGGATCGGGGTCGCGGTGCGCCTGAGCGAGGGCGATCGCAACGACCCGGACAAGCTGGGCACCATCCTGGTGCCCACCCCCACCGGCGCCCGGGTGCCGCTGGGTAACCTGGCCCGGATCACCGTCGAGAGCGGTCCGGCGATGATCAGCCGCGAGAACGGCCAGCGCCGCATCGTCATCGAGGCGAACGTGCGGGGCCGGGACATCGGCTCGTTCGTGGCCGAGGCCAAGGAGGCGCTCAAGCGCGAGGTTCCGACCCCCAGCGGCTACTGGATCACGTGGGGCGGGCAGTTCGAGAGCCAGCAGCGCGCCATGGCGACCCTCTCGATCGTCGTGCCCATCGTCATCGGGCTGATCTTCGCGCTTCTGTTCGGGACCTTCGGCTCGGTGACCCAGTCGGCGCTCATCCTCCTGAACATCCCCTTCGCCCTGATCGGCGGGATCGTCGCCCTCTTCCTGTCGGGGCAGCACCTGAGCGTGAGCGCCTCGGTGGGCTTCATCGCCCTGTTCGGGGTGGCGGTGCAGAACGGGGTCATCCTGGTGAGCACCTTCAACAAGCTGCGGCACGAGGGGCTGGGGCTGGAGAGCGCCGTGCGCGAGGCGGCCGCGGTGCGCCTGCGGCCGGTCCTGATGACGGCGATGGTCGCGAGCCTCGGCCTGGTGCCGTTGGCGCTGTCGCACGGCATCGGATCCGAGATCCAGCGGCCGCTCGCGTGGGTGGTCATCGGGGGCCTCTTCACCTCGACGGCCCTCACCCTCTTCCTCTTGCCGGTGCTGTACCGCTGGCTGATGCTCTGGCGCGCCGGGCACCCCGTGCCCGAGCCCGAGCGGGTCCCGGTGGCCTAG
- a CDS encoding zinc-ribbon domain containing protein — protein sequence MAMFTEQTITCVDCGAQFPFTVSEQEFYAEKGFSNPPRRCKPCRMAAKASREGGTGGFGSARPQRELFDVTCSACGVATKVPFKPNGAKPVYCRDCFRK from the coding sequence ATGGCCATGTTTACCGAGCAAACGATCACCTGCGTCGATTGCGGAGCCCAGTTCCCCTTCACCGTCTCCGAGCAAGAGTTCTACGCCGAGAAGGGTTTCAGCAACCCTCCCCGTCGCTGCAAGCCCTGCCGCATGGCTGCCAAGGCCTCCCGCGAGGGTGGCACCGGCGGCTTCGGCTCGGCCCGTCCCCAGCGCGAGCTGTTCGACGTGACCTGCAGCGCCTGCGGCGTCGCCACCAAGGTGCCCTTCAAGCCCAACGGTGCCAAGCCCGTCTACTGCCGCGACTGCTTCCGCAAGTAA